The following DNA comes from Picosynechococcus sp. PCC 7003.
CTCATCTACTTCGATTACAATAACCAACTAACACAAAACAAAAAAGATCCTCCCTTGAGGGAGGTGGCCGTCAGGCCGGAGGGTGTCTTCTCCCCTGGAGGGGAGTTAGAGGGGTATCCCTTGAGGGAGGTGCCGCAGGCGGAGGGTGTCTGCCCAGGCCATACAGAAACATTTAAACCCAATGAATCTAACCAACTTCATCAAAAAAGCCCGCCGCTGGTTTTACGACACCCCAGACCGTGCCCTGGAGCAGGCCTACCGTGCCGCCCTCAATATCCAAGCCATTGAACTCGAACACTTTGGCGGCAAACCCGTTTCTGGCCGCAATGCCGACTATAGCGACAGTGTGATCGGCTATTTTCAGCGGGAAGTACGCAAACAACTCAAAATTATCGAGGTGCGCCTGCGAGAATTTCGTTCCTTTAATACCGTCGTTCCCGTTTCCGAAGAAACGCTCCAAAAAAAAGCGAGCAATATCTACTATCCGGATGCCGCCGACAAGCCGACGCTCATTATCGAAAAACTGCGCTTCATTGACGAAGTCACCGGACGCTATGGCCGTGGCCTGTCGAAACAATCCGTTGCCCTTATCCCCCTCGATGGCCCAGAGGCTCCCAAAACCAATGGCGGCCCCGACAGCAAACCCAAAGTAGAGACAGTATCGGACAAAACGGGTCTCGTGCCCCGCTCCATCATGCGGACATTCTCCCGCATCCAGCAGGAGATCGATCCCAAGTCCAACGAAGCAGAAGCCGAGGTGGTGACAAAATTCCGGCGATCGCGCAACAAAACCGCTGTTTCGATCAAGTTTCTGCTCACCCTCGTCATTGTGCCCTTATTGGTGCATCAGCTCGCAAAAATTGCGATTACGCCTTTCGTGGAAGAGCATTTTTTCACCGAGGCGAGTCCAGCCTTGTTTGCGAACCCCGATCTAGAAAACGAAGCCTTTGAGGAATTAGAACATTACCGAGCGACCCTGGAAATGCGCCAGTTAGTGGGGTTAGCGCCAGCCCTCACGGAGGCGGAAATTACTGAAAAAATTCAAGAAAAAGCAACAGAAATTGCCCAGGATTATCGTGCCGAAAGTTACAACGCCTACGAAAATATTTTTTCTGATATTTTTAGCTTTTTTGCTTTTGTAGGAATTTTGTTAATCAGTAAGCGCGAAATTGCGATGTTAAAGGGCTTTTTAGATGAGATTGTCTATGGTCTGAGTGACTCAGCAAAGGCATTTTTAATTATTTTGTTCACGGATATTTTTGTGGGTTATCACTCGCCCCATGGCTGGGAAATTATCCTCGAAAATGTGGCGAAACATTTTGGCATTGCGGAGAGCCGAGATTTTAATTTCCTTTTTATTGCAACCTTTCCGGTGATCCTCGATACGGTCTTAAAGTATTGGATTTTCCGTTATCTCAATCGTATTTCGCCTTCTGCCGTCGCCACGTACCGCAACATGAACGAGTAAAAAATCCTCCCTAGAGGGAGGTGCCGCAGGTGAGAAAAAAGATTAGCGGTCTGTGAAGATTAGCGGTCTGTGAGAACGGTTTTGTAGTGGGTACCATCACAGCGCACGGCATCGGCATCAAAATTTGCAGCAGGATCGAGCTGCATTCCTCCAGTCGTAAAACTACCAGAACCATCAATTACTTCTAGGGCAATATTAGCTGATGGATTTTGTTCTTCGCAGACGATGGATTTTAGGGTCACAACACCATTATTAACATACAAAACAACACCACTCGCATAATTTTTAACGGCTAAAGGATCT
Coding sequences within:
- a CDS encoding proton extrusion protein PcxA, whose product is MNLTNFIKKARRWFYDTPDRALEQAYRAALNIQAIELEHFGGKPVSGRNADYSDSVIGYFQREVRKQLKIIEVRLREFRSFNTVVPVSEETLQKKASNIYYPDAADKPTLIIEKLRFIDEVTGRYGRGLSKQSVALIPLDGPEAPKTNGGPDSKPKVETVSDKTGLVPRSIMRTFSRIQQEIDPKSNEAEAEVVTKFRRSRNKTAVSIKFLLTLVIVPLLVHQLAKIAITPFVEEHFFTEASPALFANPDLENEAFEELEHYRATLEMRQLVGLAPALTEAEITEKIQEKATEIAQDYRAESYNAYENIFSDIFSFFAFVGILLISKREIAMLKGFLDEIVYGLSDSAKAFLIILFTDIFVGYHSPHGWEIILENVAKHFGIAESRDFNFLFIATFPVILDTVLKYWIFRYLNRISPSAVATYRNMNE